A window of Lytechinus pictus isolate F3 Inbred chromosome 7, Lp3.0, whole genome shotgun sequence contains these coding sequences:
- the LOC129264558 gene encoding protein dispatched homolog 1-like encodes MMNQTGAGLPLSTYPVNLGGRSPANVVQEPSAVPSRGLTRTPSPSVTINQSQSLWADEESSFSYDEEKGALDEGDLSGSEDITEVPSTAIGPLCGTPQKFYARMVYEPVDGKTLFTVEALHSMCELELQNVRSHVQFMKACYTSNVTNACCPSWSLPNYVALLNNRSNCFNITSEDVQETLQLLRTCSHFYRTRELRHDCSHTGTYMSNSCANVPRKCVRFDAVYNILHYLVDVDFMCVERPNNERVNYALVVMPVYAGSDVREIYDDEFKAGDVQDQVTKISGLYFGIKQDLFSEYLTTDAVYPCLGVVIVVILMWMYIGSLFVTIMTIISMAMSLISAYFVYFAVFRIPFFPFMNLTSVILLVGVGADDAFVFCDIWKESRKDRPNAPRVIVVMETLRHAALSMFVTSFTTASAFYANTISNITAIKCFGLYAGTAILLNFVLSITWLPAAVIIEDRYFTDSKDYNSQKHEQKYKTKKSVCKHLVFIFKNCTEWFSDWARIFFKKILPCVVIKPRLVWILLLGIVMLGGFCLIFLDPGLQLPTIPEFQLFRSMHPFERYDFVFKDLFWFEKVNRGSLYAHLPITVVWGVEPIDDGNPLDPDDIGNLVLNSDFDMASPKSQLWLLRFCRLLRNQTFFSSTPSLKIENCFIETFNEWMDNRNCIDGETGMSNVPCCKGSRFPYSRSVFNQCLKTAVTELHHYSPSYFEKWKPGPRFGIEDNLVKAVVIEFDSSYSFSHSYDQMKQFWTKLESWMKPVLKTAPSSLGEGWFISYLDFYNLQDNLARGTPLSLGLSIVIAMFVMFLTTRNFVISLFAILSISGTICVTIGTLVLLGWQLNILESVILSVSVGLSIDFTVHYGVAYCMAPEPDRESRVVYSLGHMGSAISMAALTTFIAGALMMPASILSYTQMGTFLMLIMTISWLYSTLFFQALCRVIGPEGNAGQVPLPSCICYSLDRMCCCCCCCFSAHFKYANSCSHNGVDESEDSVSFPSSTMQSAESHELEPLKAEYSSTALDSGYCSHMTMDRGLSNCRSDFSPRREATENTMEQNSLCTPGPSTDFHYTFPTASKAVNGFSMSPKLAFSNHQPSRVSSKSHSPVISTAVVMDGSNFVTRVCNPLSKIELIEPEEAIIPNRSSQVENVWLPR; translated from the exons ATGATGAACCAAACTGGGGCAGGTTTGCCGCTTTCCACTTATCCTGTGAATCTTGGAGGTAGATCGCCCGCCAATGTCGTCCAAGAGCCGTCCGCAGTACCAAGCCGGGGACTCACCAGGACCCCAAGTCCCTCAGTAACCATCAATCAAAGCCAGTCACTTTGGGCAGATGAAGAATCGTCTTTCAGCTATGATGAGGAGAAAGGGGCACTAGATGAAGGTGATCTTTCTGGGAGTGAGGACATTACTGAAGTACCCTCCACTGCCATAGGTCCTCTCTGTGGCACACCTC AGAAATTCTATGCCCGGATGGTATATGAACCTGTTGATGGGAAAACTCTTTTCACCGTAGAAGCTCTTCACTCCATGTGTGAACTTGAGTTACAGAATGTCAGATCTCATGTGCAGTTCATGAAGGCCTGCTATACGAGCAACGTCACCAATGCCTGCTGTCCAAGTTGGTCCCTACCAAACTACGTTGCCCTGCTGAACAACAGGTCAAACTGTTTCAACATTACTAGTGAGGACGTGCAAGAAACACTGCAGTTGCTAAGAACATGCTCCCATTTTTACCGGACAAGAGAGCTGCGACACGACTGCTCCCACACTGGGACGTATATGAGCAACAGCTGCGCAAACGTCCCAAGGAAGTGCGTAAGATTTGATGCGGTGTACAATATACTTCACTACCTGGTGGATGTGGACTTCATGTGCGTGGAGAGACCGAATAACGAACGTGTGAACTATGCCCTAGTGGTCATGCCAGTTTACGCAGGAAGTGATGTCAGAGAAATATACGATGATGAATTTAAAGCAGGTGATGTGCAGGACCAAGTTACGAAAATATCTGGATTGTATTTTGGTATAAAGCAGGATTTATTCAGCGAGTACCTCACGACTGATGCTGTTTATCCCTGCCTCGGGGTTGTGATTGTGGTGATACTGATGTGGATGTATATTGGATCGCTGTTTGTCAcaatcatgaccatcatcagcATGGCAATGTCCCTCATTTCTGCATACTTTGTCTACTTTGCTGTCTTTAGGATTCCCTTCTTTCCTTTCATGAATCTCACCAGCGTCATTCTTCTCGTCGGGGTCGGCGCGGACGACGCATTTGTCTTCTGCGATATCTGGAAAGAGTCGCGAAAGGATCGCCCTAACGCACCTCGTGTTATTGTCGTAATGGAGACGCTCCGGCATGCAGCCCTGTCTATGTTTGTTACCAGTTTTACGACTGCTTCAGCATTCTATGCCAACACGATCAGCAACATCACTGCCATCAAGTGCTTTGGTCTATATGCGGGCACAGCTATATTGTTAAACTTTGTTTTGAGCATCACTTGGCTTCCAGCAGCTGTTATTATTGAGGATAGATACTTCACTGACTCAAAAGATTACAATTCtcaaaagcatgaacaaaagtacaaaacaaaaaagagtgTGTGTAAACACctagtatttatttttaaaaattgcacAGAATGGTTTAGTGACTGGGCTAgaatattctttaaaaagatTTTGCCATGTGTTGTTATTAAACCCCGTTTAGTTTGGATATTGCTGCTTGGAATTGTCATGCTTGGGGGCTTTTGCCTTATCTTTTTAGATCCAGGACTTCAGCTTCCCACGATACCAGAGTTCCAACTATTCAGATCGATGCATCCATTCGAGCGATATGactttgtttttaaagatctcTTCTGGTTTGAGAAGGTGAATCGTGGCTCGCTCTACGCCCATCTTCCTATTACAGTTGTTTGGGGTGTGGAGCCAATAGATGATGGAAACCCTTTAGACCCAGATGACATTGGCAACCTTGTCCTTAATTCTGACTTTGACATGGCTTCACCAAAATCACAACTGTGGCTTCTGAGATTCTGCAGGTTACTGAGAAACCAGACCTTCTTTTCATCAACACCaagtttgaaaattgaaaactgTTTTATAGAGACATtcaatgaatggatggataatAGGAATTGCATAGATGGGGAGACAGGTATGAGTAATGTACCCTGTTGCAAAGGGTCACGTTTCCCTTATTCTAGATCAGTCTtcaatcagtgcctaaaaactGCAGTTACAGAATTACATCACTATTCTCCCTCATACTTTGAAAAGTGGAAACCTGGACCAAGATTTGGTATTGAAGACAATTTAGTGAAGGCAGTCGTCATTGAATTTGACAGTTCGTATTCTTTCTCACATTCGTATGACCAAATGAAACAATTCTGGACCAAGCTAGAAAGCTGGATGAAGCCCGTTCTTAAAACAGCTCCGTCCAGTCTTGGAGAAGGGTGGTTTATCAGCTATCTCGATTTCTACAATCTGCAAGACAACCTAGCAAGAGGTACACCCCTTTCTTTGGGCCTTTCTATCGTCATTgcaatgtttgttatgtttcttACAACACGGAACTTTGTAATCAGCTTGTTTGCTATTCTCTCCATATCAGGTACCATTTGTGTAACAATTGGTACCCTGGTCCTCCTTGGATGGCAACTCAACATTCTGGAATCTGTCATCCTCTCTGTATCAGTAGGCCTCTCCATTGACTTCACAGTGCACTATGGAGTGGCGTACTGTATGGCGCCAGAGCCAGACCGTGAATCTCGTGTTGTATACTCACTGGGACACATGGGGTCGGCCATTAGCATGGCTGCCCTAACCACATTTATTGCTGGTGCACTGATGATGCCTGCTAGCATACTCTCATATACACAGATGGGGACATTCCTGATGTTGATCATGACCATAAGTTGGCTTTACTCTACGCTCTTCTTCCAGGCCTTGTGTCGCGTTATTGGACCGGAGGGCAATGCAGGCCAGGTTCCTTTGCCTTCGTGTATCTGCTACTCTCTGGATCGCatgtgctgctgctgctgttgttgctTCAGTGCCCATTTCAAGTACGCAAACTCCTGCAGCCATAATGGCGTTGACGAATCGGAAGACAGCGTGTCCTTTCCCTCATCCACCATGCAGAGTGCAGAATCCCATGAACTTGAGCCGCTCAAAGCAGAATACAGCTCCACTGCGTTAGACTCTGGGTATTGTTCACATATGACTATGGACAGGGGCTTGTCAAACTGCAGATCAGACTTCAGCCCCCGACGTGAAGCTACGGAAAATACGATGGAGCAAAATTCCCTCTGCACTCCAGGGCCCAGTACTGACTTTCATTACACTTTTCCCACAGCCTCTAAAGCTGTTAACGGTTTTTCTATGTCCCCTAAGCTTGCCTTCTCTAACCATCAACCTAGTCGGGTATCATCTAAGTCTCATTCTCCTGTCATATCGACTGCAGTGGTAATGGATGGTTCAAATTTTGTCACACGGGTCTGTAATCCCTTATCCAAAATTGAGTTGATAGAGCCAGAGGAAGCCATCATACCAAACAGATCTTCACAGGTAGAGAATGTTTGGTTGCCCAGATGA